From a region of the Georgenia yuyongxinii genome:
- a CDS encoding ABC transporter ATP-binding protein: MTRSDISAGSPARADVPALAVRGLRKSYGGREVVRGLSFTAARGRLTAVLGPNGAGKTTTVECCEGLRRPDAGTIEVLGVDRRSPGADAALREQVGVMLQDGGLPMAPRAGAVLSHLARLHAQPLDPTALLGRLGLADATRTAVRRLSGGQRQRLALAGAIVGRPQLVFLDEPSAGLDPQARLAVWDLLRELRAGGTSLVLTTHLMHEAEELADHVVIIDAGQVIAQGTPAELTGGSRVRIDPLGTLPPEPLAEALRARLAGEGRHDLAVREVHGLVEVAAADGEVDAGTLAAVSTAVTEAGAPGARVTVHRRTLEDTFLDLTGRELRGMEDVA; the protein is encoded by the coding sequence CTGACCCGATCCGACATCTCAGCGGGCTCCCCCGCCCGCGCCGACGTGCCGGCGCTCGCCGTGCGCGGCCTGCGCAAGTCCTACGGCGGCAGGGAGGTGGTTCGCGGCCTCTCCTTCACCGCCGCGCGCGGCCGCCTGACGGCGGTGCTCGGCCCCAACGGCGCCGGCAAGACCACCACCGTCGAGTGCTGCGAGGGCCTGCGTCGCCCCGATGCCGGCACGATCGAGGTGCTCGGGGTGGACCGCCGGAGCCCCGGCGCGGACGCCGCACTGCGTGAGCAGGTCGGGGTGATGCTGCAGGACGGCGGGCTGCCGATGGCCCCGCGCGCCGGCGCCGTCCTCTCCCACCTCGCCCGGCTGCACGCCCAGCCGCTCGACCCGACGGCGCTGCTCGGCCGGCTCGGCCTCGCCGACGCCACCCGGACCGCGGTGCGACGACTCTCCGGCGGCCAGCGTCAGCGGCTCGCCCTGGCGGGGGCCATCGTCGGCCGGCCGCAGCTCGTGTTCCTCGACGAGCCCTCCGCCGGCCTCGACCCCCAGGCGCGGCTGGCGGTGTGGGACCTGCTCCGCGAATTGCGGGCCGGTGGCACGTCGCTGGTGCTGACCACCCACCTGATGCACGAGGCGGAGGAGCTGGCAGACCACGTCGTGATCATCGACGCCGGCCAGGTCATCGCTCAGGGCACGCCGGCGGAGCTGACCGGGGGGTCACGGGTGCGGATCGACCCGCTGGGCACGTTGCCGCCGGAGCCGCTGGCCGAGGCGCTGCGCGCGCGGCTGGCGGGCGAGGGCCGGCACGACCTGGCGGTCCGGGAGGTCCATGGTCTCGTCGAGGTCGCCGCCGCCGACGGCGAGGTGGACGCCGGCACGCTGGCTGCGGTGTCCACCGCGGTGACCGAGGCCGGGGCGCCCGGCGCCCGGGTGACCGTGCACCGCCGCACCCTGGAGGACACGTTCCTCGACCTGACCGGTCGAGAGCTGCGCGGGATGGAGGACGTGGCATGA
- a CDS encoding ABC transporter permease — MTGTRTVGEPGAPGAPGEPGAPGAPGAPAATGTAGLRTHARRVLAQTRFETAAVLRNGEQLLLTFVLPVIALVLLVRTDVVDLPGETRTPAALAGALALAVASTGFTSQAIAVAFDRRWGVLRLLATTPLGPRGLMAGKLGAVACVLAVQTVVLLLVAVLLGWRGEGAGPLAVLGGALLILLGAAAFVSLALLVGGTLRPEAVLAVANLLWVLMAGGGGLLVPLAVLPDPVAAVVALLPPGALGEGLRTLATTGALDLSAVAVLAVWTAVGTWLATRWFRWD; from the coding sequence ATGACCGGCACGAGGACCGTCGGCGAGCCCGGCGCACCCGGCGCACCTGGCGAGCCCGGTGCACCCGGTGCACCCGGTGCACCTGCCGCCACCGGCACCGCCGGCCTGCGCACCCACGCGCGGCGCGTCCTCGCGCAGACCCGCTTCGAGACCGCGGCCGTGCTGCGCAACGGGGAGCAGCTCCTGCTCACCTTCGTCCTGCCGGTCATCGCGCTGGTGCTGCTCGTGCGCACCGACGTGGTCGATCTCCCCGGCGAGACCCGCACCCCGGCCGCGCTCGCCGGGGCGCTCGCGCTGGCCGTGGCGTCCACCGGGTTCACCTCCCAGGCGATCGCCGTCGCGTTCGACCGCAGGTGGGGCGTGCTGCGGTTGCTCGCCACCACCCCGCTCGGCCCGCGCGGGCTCATGGCGGGCAAGCTCGGCGCCGTCGCCTGCGTGCTCGCGGTGCAGACAGTCGTGCTGCTCCTGGTGGCAGTGCTGCTCGGGTGGCGCGGCGAGGGCGCCGGGCCGCTCGCCGTCCTCGGCGGCGCGCTGCTGATCCTGCTCGGGGCGGCCGCGTTCGTGTCGCTGGCGCTGCTCGTCGGCGGCACCCTGCGGCCCGAAGCCGTGCTCGCCGTCGCGAACCTGCTCTGGGTGCTCATGGCCGGCGGCGGGGGGCTGCTGGTCCCGCTCGCGGTGCTGCCGGACCCGGTGGCGGCGGTGGTCGCGCTCCTGCCGCCGGGTGCGCTCGGTGAGGGTCTACGGACGCTGGCCACCACCGGCGCGCTCGACCTCAGTGCCGTCGCGGTGCTGGCCGTGTGGACCGCCGTCGGCACCTGGCTGGCCACACGATGGTTCCGCTGGGACTGA